One window of the Pseudomonas knackmussii B13 genome contains the following:
- the fadD2 gene encoding long-chain-fatty-acid--CoA ligase FadD2 produces MQADFWNDKRPAGVPSQIDLTAYKSVVEVFERSCKRFADRPVFSNMGVTLTYAELDRLSAAFAAYLQKHTDLKPGERIAVQMPNILQYPIAVFGALRAGLVVVNTNPLYTAREMRHQFKDSGARALVYVNLFGKLVQEVLPDTGIEYLIEAQMGDMQPALKGLLVNAAVKHVKKMVPDYNLPQAVAFKDVLRQGRGHALQPIKVGLEDIAVLQYTGGTTGVAKGAMLTHGNLVANMLQVDACLSQLGPDGHRLMSEGGEVMIAPLPLYHIYAFTANCMCMMHNGNHNVLISNPRDIPGFIKELKKWRFSALLGLNTLFVALMDHPEFKEIDFSNLKVTNSGGTALVSATAERWKAATGCSVVEGYGLTETSPVVTTNPYGDQARLGTVGIPVVGTSLKVIDDEGNEQPQGERGELCVKGPQVMKGYWQRPEATAEVLDAEGWLRTGDVAVIDPDGFVRIVDRKKDLIIVSGFNVYPNEIEDVVMAHPKVANCAAIGVPDERSGEAVKLFVVAREPGLTVEELKAYCKENFTGYKVPKQIVLKDALPMTPVGKILRRELRESA; encoded by the coding sequence ATGCAAGCGGATTTCTGGAACGACAAGCGTCCGGCCGGCGTACCCAGCCAGATCGACCTGACCGCCTACAAATCGGTGGTCGAAGTGTTCGAGCGCTCCTGCAAGCGCTTCGCCGACCGCCCGGTGTTCAGCAACATGGGTGTGACCCTGACCTACGCTGAGCTGGACCGCCTGTCCGCCGCTTTCGCCGCCTACCTGCAGAAGCACACCGACCTCAAGCCCGGCGAGCGCATCGCCGTGCAGATGCCGAACATCCTGCAATACCCCATCGCTGTATTTGGCGCGCTGCGCGCCGGCCTGGTGGTGGTCAACACCAACCCGCTGTACACCGCCCGCGAGATGCGCCACCAGTTCAAGGACTCGGGCGCGCGGGCGCTGGTCTACGTCAACCTGTTCGGCAAGCTGGTGCAGGAAGTGCTGCCGGACACCGGCATCGAATACCTGATCGAAGCCCAGATGGGCGACATGCAGCCGGCGCTCAAGGGCCTGCTGGTCAACGCCGCGGTCAAGCACGTCAAGAAGATGGTGCCGGACTACAACCTGCCGCAGGCGGTGGCCTTCAAGGACGTGCTGCGCCAAGGCCGCGGCCACGCGCTGCAACCGATCAAGGTGGGCCTGGAAGACATCGCCGTGCTGCAGTACACCGGCGGCACCACGGGCGTGGCCAAGGGCGCGATGCTCACCCACGGCAACCTGGTGGCGAACATGTTGCAGGTCGACGCCTGCCTGTCGCAGCTCGGCCCGGACGGCCATCGCCTGATGAGCGAAGGCGGCGAGGTGATGATCGCGCCGCTGCCGCTGTACCACATCTATGCCTTCACCGCGAATTGCATGTGCATGATGCACAACGGCAACCACAACGTGCTGATCAGCAACCCGCGCGATATTCCCGGCTTCATCAAGGAGCTGAAGAAGTGGCGCTTCTCCGCGCTGCTGGGGCTGAACACCCTGTTCGTCGCGCTGATGGACCATCCCGAGTTCAAGGAAATCGACTTCTCCAACCTCAAGGTCACCAACTCCGGCGGCACCGCGCTGGTCTCGGCCACCGCCGAGCGCTGGAAGGCCGCCACCGGCTGCTCGGTGGTCGAGGGCTACGGCCTGACCGAGACTTCCCCGGTGGTCACCACCAACCCGTATGGCGACCAGGCGCGCCTGGGCACCGTCGGTATCCCGGTGGTCGGCACCTCGCTGAAAGTGATCGACGACGAAGGCAACGAGCAGCCGCAGGGCGAGCGCGGCGAGCTGTGCGTGAAGGGCCCGCAGGTGATGAAGGGCTACTGGCAGCGCCCGGAAGCCACCGCCGAGGTGCTCGACGCCGAGGGCTGGCTCCGCACCGGCGACGTCGCGGTGATCGACCCTGACGGCTTCGTGCGCATCGTCGACCGCAAGAAGGACCTGATCATCGTCTCCGGCTTCAACGTCTACCCCAACGAGATCGAAGACGTGGTCATGGCCCACCCGAAGGTGGCCAACTGCGCGGCCATCGGCGTGCCGGACGAGCGTTCCGGCGAGGCTGTGAAGCTCTTCGTGGTGGCCCGCGAGCCGGGGCTGACGGTCGAGGAGCTGAAGGCCTACTGCAAGGAAAACTTCACCGGCTACAAGGTTCCCAAGCAGATCGTCCTGAAGGATGCGCTGCCGATGACGCCGGTCGGCAAGATCCTTCGCCGGGAGCTGCGCGAGAGCGCCTGA
- the fadD1 gene encoding long-chain-fatty-acid--CoA ligase FadD1 — translation MIDNFWKDKYPAGISAEINPDQYPNILAVLKESCQRFANKPAFSNLGKTLTYGELYKLSGDFAAYLQQNTSLQPGDRIAVQLPNVLQYPVVVFGAMRAGLIVVNTNPLYTAREMEHQFNDSGAKALVCLANMAHLAEEVLPKTGIRHVVITEVADLLPPLKRLLVNSVVKYVKKMVPAYHIAQAVKLNDALAKGRGQTVREASPKSDDVAVLQYTGGTTGVAKGAMLTHRNLVANMLQCKALMGANLDEGCEILIAPLPLYHIYAFTFHCMAMMLTGNHNILVTNPRDLNALAKELSQWKFTGFVGLNTLFVGLCNNEAFRKLDFTSLKLTLSGGMALQQATAERWKEVTGCAICEGYGMTETSPVVSVNPFQNIQIGTIGIPVPSTLCKVVDDAGVEQPLGERGELCVKGPQVMKGYWQRQEATDEILDKDGWLRTGDVAIIEADGYMRIVDRKKDMILVSGFNVYPNELEDVLATLPGVLQCAAIGVPDERSGEVIKVFVVPKPGVNLTKEQVVQHMHDNLTGYKRPKYVEFRESLPTTNVGKILRRELRDEELKKAKA, via the coding sequence ATGATCGACAATTTCTGGAAGGACAAATATCCCGCAGGTATCTCTGCCGAGATCAATCCCGACCAGTACCCGAACATCCTCGCGGTACTCAAGGAGTCCTGCCAACGCTTTGCCAACAAGCCTGCCTTCAGCAACCTTGGCAAGACCCTGACCTACGGCGAGCTGTACAAGCTCTCCGGTGACTTCGCCGCCTACCTGCAGCAGAACACCAGCCTGCAGCCGGGTGACCGCATCGCGGTGCAGCTGCCTAACGTGCTGCAGTACCCGGTGGTGGTGTTCGGTGCCATGCGCGCCGGCCTCATCGTGGTCAACACCAACCCGCTGTACACCGCGCGGGAAATGGAGCACCAGTTCAACGACTCCGGCGCCAAGGCGCTGGTCTGCCTGGCCAACATGGCCCACCTGGCCGAGGAAGTGCTGCCCAAGACCGGCATCCGCCACGTGGTCATCACCGAAGTCGCCGACCTGCTGCCGCCGCTCAAGCGCCTGCTGGTCAACTCGGTGGTCAAGTACGTCAAGAAGATGGTCCCGGCCTACCACATCGCCCAGGCCGTCAAACTCAACGACGCCCTGGCCAAGGGCCGTGGCCAGACCGTGCGCGAAGCCTCGCCCAAGAGCGACGACGTCGCCGTGCTGCAGTACACCGGCGGCACCACCGGCGTGGCCAAGGGCGCCATGCTGACCCACCGCAACCTGGTGGCGAACATGCTGCAGTGCAAGGCACTGATGGGCGCCAACCTGGACGAAGGCTGCGAGATCCTCATCGCGCCGCTGCCGCTGTACCACATCTACGCCTTCACCTTCCATTGCATGGCGATGATGCTCACCGGCAACCACAACATCCTGGTGACCAACCCGCGCGACCTCAATGCGCTGGCCAAGGAGCTGTCGCAGTGGAAGTTCACCGGCTTCGTCGGCCTGAACACCCTGTTCGTCGGCCTGTGCAACAACGAAGCCTTCCGCAAGCTGGACTTCACCAGTCTGAAGCTGACCCTCTCCGGCGGCATGGCCCTGCAACAGGCCACCGCCGAGCGCTGGAAGGAAGTCACCGGCTGCGCCATCTGCGAAGGCTACGGCATGACCGAAACCAGCCCGGTGGTGTCGGTGAACCCGTTCCAGAACATCCAGATCGGCACCATCGGCATCCCGGTTCCCTCGACCCTGTGCAAGGTCGTCGATGACGCCGGCGTCGAGCAGCCGCTGGGCGAGCGCGGCGAGCTGTGCGTGAAGGGCCCGCAGGTGATGAAGGGTTACTGGCAGCGCCAGGAAGCGACCGACGAGATCCTCGACAAGGACGGCTGGCTGCGTACCGGCGACGTGGCAATCATCGAGGCCGATGGCTACATGCGCATCGTCGACCGCAAGAAGGACATGATCCTGGTGTCCGGCTTCAACGTGTACCCGAACGAGCTGGAAGACGTCCTCGCGACCCTGCCCGGCGTGCTGCAGTGCGCGGCCATCGGCGTACCGGACGAGCGTTCGGGCGAGGTGATCAAGGTCTTCGTGGTGCCCAAGCCGGGCGTCAACCTGACCAAGGAGCAGGTCGTCCAGCACATGCACGACAACCTGACCGGCTACAAGCGACCGAAGTACGTCGAGTTCCGCGAAAGCCTGCCGACCACCAACGTCGGCAAGATACTTCGTCGGGAATTGCGTGACGAAGAGCTAAAGAAGGCCAAGGCCTGA
- a CDS encoding methyl-accepting chemotaxis protein, with amino-acid sequence MIPSLRLRAKVLSLALVPILILTVVLCAVTLVALNKLADQQEQQIRQSLIADRQTQLKQFVDVALAAVGPQYDAASEGDANARAAGIAVLKRLNYGNGGYFWGYDTRAIRVFQGTSEERIGEDFSSYQDPNGVYAIRELVRAGQDGSHVVHYSFTLPGSNKIVPKIGYAQYLPKWNLVFGTSLNLDDIERDVAKARDEFQGRVHDLVLLMLGSALALLVVITLVALPTGNAIVRPLLRIKANLDDMAAGDGNLTHRLAVESRDELGELATSFNRFVEKIHALVQQVAGTTQQLSGLVGDVAQQAQRSEQAMNGQRSETDQVATAINEMTAAAQEVARSAQRAADAAQETDREGQLAKREVGLCVAQINDLAGEVGSSSEALDTLSQDVRGIVGVLEVIRSIAEQTNLLALNAAIEAARAGEAGRGFAVVADEVRALASRTQQSTGEIQQMIDRLQATTAGSVSAMQRASEMAERTRGQANQAGQSLDAMAHLIGTINSMNAQIASAAEEQTAVAEEINRSVHQIAGAVDQVADDAMHSARTAGQLNGLGDQLHKLVSQFRI; translated from the coding sequence GTGATCCCCTCCCTGCGCCTGCGCGCCAAGGTCCTGAGCCTTGCCCTCGTTCCCATCCTGATCCTCACCGTGGTGCTCTGTGCCGTTACCCTGGTCGCCCTGAACAAGTTGGCCGACCAGCAGGAACAGCAGATTCGCCAGAGCCTGATCGCCGACCGCCAGACCCAGCTCAAGCAATTCGTCGATGTCGCCCTGGCTGCCGTCGGCCCGCAATACGACGCCGCGAGCGAAGGCGATGCCAACGCCCGAGCAGCGGGAATTGCCGTGCTCAAGCGCTTGAACTACGGCAACGGCGGCTACTTCTGGGGCTACGACACCCGCGCCATACGCGTCTTCCAGGGCACCAGCGAAGAGCGCATTGGCGAAGACTTCAGCAGCTACCAGGACCCCAACGGCGTCTACGCCATTCGCGAGCTGGTACGCGCCGGCCAGGACGGCAGCCACGTCGTGCACTACAGCTTCACCCTGCCAGGCAGCAACAAGATCGTGCCGAAGATCGGCTACGCGCAGTACCTGCCGAAATGGAACCTGGTGTTCGGCACCTCGCTGAACCTCGACGACATCGAGCGCGACGTGGCCAAGGCGCGTGACGAGTTCCAGGGCCGCGTGCACGACCTGGTGCTGCTCATGCTCGGCTCCGCCCTGGCGCTGCTGGTGGTCATCACCCTGGTGGCCCTGCCCACCGGCAACGCCATCGTCCGCCCGCTGTTGCGGATCAAGGCCAACCTCGACGACATGGCCGCCGGCGACGGCAACCTGACCCACCGACTGGCGGTGGAGAGCCGCGACGAGTTGGGCGAGCTGGCGACCTCCTTCAACCGCTTCGTCGAGAAGATCCACGCCCTGGTGCAGCAAGTTGCCGGTACCACCCAGCAGTTGTCCGGGCTGGTCGGCGATGTTGCCCAGCAAGCGCAGCGCTCGGAGCAGGCGATGAACGGCCAGCGCAGCGAGACAGACCAGGTCGCCACGGCAATCAACGAAATGACCGCCGCCGCCCAGGAAGTGGCGCGCAGCGCCCAGCGTGCTGCCGATGCCGCCCAGGAAACCGACCGCGAGGGCCAATTGGCCAAGCGCGAAGTGGGCCTGTGCGTGGCGCAGATCAACGACCTGGCCGGCGAAGTCGGCAGCAGCAGCGAGGCGCTCGACACGCTCAGCCAGGACGTGCGCGGCATCGTCGGCGTACTTGAAGTGATCCGCTCGATCGCCGAGCAGACCAACCTGCTGGCGCTCAACGCGGCCATCGAAGCGGCCCGCGCCGGCGAGGCGGGGCGCGGTTTCGCGGTGGTTGCCGACGAGGTCCGCGCGCTGGCCAGCCGCACCCAGCAGAGCACCGGCGAAATCCAGCAGATGATCGACCGTCTGCAGGCCACTACTGCCGGTTCGGTAAGTGCCATGCAGCGAGCCAGCGAGATGGCCGAGCGTACGCGCGGGCAAGCCAACCAGGCCGGCCAGTCGCTGGACGCCATGGCCCACCTGATCGGCACCATCAACTCGATGAACGCGCAGATCGCCAGCGCCGCCGAGGAACAGACCGCGGTGGCCGAGGAGATCAACCGCAGCGTGCACCAGATCGCCGGCGCGGTGGACCAGGTCGCCGACGACGCCATGCACAGTGCGCGTACCGCCGGTCAGTTGAACGGCCTGGGGGATCAGCTGCACAAGCTGGTCAGCCAGTTCCGCATCTGA
- the hrpA gene encoding ATP-dependent RNA helicase HrpA encodes MTQATPSPEQLLQRLDQALIRDRHRLRRQFHDLRKQPDEGKLAQWVERFQASCAKVEGRRASIPAIRYDDSLPIAAKRDEIKAALQKRQVVVIAGETGSGKTTQLPKICLELGRGTHGLIGHTQPRRLAARSVATRVAEEIGTPLGSLVGYQVRFEDQSDDSTLIKLMTDGILLAETQHDRYLERYDTIIVDEAHERSLNIDFLLGFLKTLLPRRPDLKLIITSATIDLERFSKHFGDAPIVEVSGRTYPVDTWYRPLAAEVDEDGEALFDDLSVDQGILRALDEIAAHEREVGKRPGDVLVFLPGEREIRDAADMLRKANLRHTEVLPLYARLTPAEQQKIFAPMPGRKIVLATNVAETSLTVPGIRYVIDSGTARISRYSYRAKVQRLPIEAVSQASANQRKGRCGRVEPGICVRLYSEEDFNSRPAFTDPEILRTNLAAVILQMLHLRLGDIEAFPFIEPPDGKAIKDGFTLLQELSAVNREGQLTPLGRQLARLPIDPRLGRMLLEAANQGSLDEVLTVASALSVQDPRERPIERQQAADQAHAQWKDPDSDFAALINLWRGFEEQRQALGSNALRAWCRKNFLNYLRLREWRDAHRQLTLICRELKLPFGKSDASRRSELAREQPNAEKPQDDKSVGKDAKGVRKGSEPDAKLRDIDYAAVHKAILSGLLSQIGQKAEEGDYLGARQRRFWIHPSSVIGRKKPQWIMAAELVETTKLFARMVAKIEPDWLEPLAGHLLKKNHLEPHWEKKRGQVVAYEQVTLYGLIIVGRRAVHYGPIDPPVARELFIREALVRGEINSRAKCLSANRQLLEKLDELEAKARRRDILADEETLFAYYDARLPADIYQTASFEKWYEREHKQQPNLLIMREEDVLARDASEVTAGLYPDRLRLGELQLPLSYHFEPGHVRDGVTLRVPAPLLPQLPAERLEWLVPGLLEAKCVALVRNLPKAIRKNFVPVPDFVRAAIGKMTFAEGALPEALGRELQRMTGSRVPEEAWGEAAALVESHLRMNIEVVDARGKFLGEGRDLAELTARFAEASQAALAIPQADKPQKPVEAKGFAEVAEKAQQKIAGLSMTVYPALVEEGGTVKEGRFPTQAEAEYQHRRALQRLLLQQLAEPAKFLRGKLPGQTEMGLLYRELGRVEALVEDILLASLDSCILEGEASLPRDGAALASLAEKKRGAWTEHAERIARLTLEILKLWHGLQKRFKGKVDLAMTVPLNDVKGQLANLVYPGFVRDTPVEWLKEIPRYLKAIEQRLDKVAGQVQRDRVWSGEMAGYWDQYKARQAKHAQEGKRDPELTLYRWMLEEYRVSLFAQQLGTKMPVSDKRLTKQWSQVEV; translated from the coding sequence ATGACCCAAGCCACGCCCAGCCCCGAACAGCTCCTGCAACGCCTCGACCAGGCCCTGATCCGCGACCGTCATCGCCTGCGCCGGCAGTTCCACGACCTTCGCAAGCAGCCCGACGAGGGCAAGCTGGCGCAGTGGGTCGAACGCTTCCAGGCGTCCTGCGCCAAGGTCGAGGGGCGCCGCGCGAGCATCCCGGCGATCCGCTACGACGACAGCCTGCCAATCGCCGCCAAGCGCGACGAGATCAAGGCCGCCCTGCAGAAGCGCCAGGTAGTGGTGATCGCCGGCGAAACCGGCTCGGGCAAGACCACCCAGCTGCCGAAGATCTGCCTGGAACTGGGCCGCGGCACCCACGGCCTGATCGGCCACACGCAGCCGCGCCGCCTGGCCGCGCGCAGCGTCGCCACGCGAGTTGCCGAGGAAATCGGTACGCCGCTCGGCTCATTGGTCGGCTACCAGGTGCGCTTCGAGGACCAGAGCGACGACAGCACCCTGATCAAGCTGATGACCGACGGCATCCTGCTCGCCGAGACCCAGCACGATCGCTACCTCGAGCGCTACGACACGATCATCGTCGACGAAGCCCACGAACGCAGCCTGAACATCGACTTCCTCCTCGGCTTCCTCAAGACACTCCTGCCGCGACGCCCTGACCTCAAGCTGATCATCACTTCGGCGACCATCGACCTGGAACGCTTCTCCAAGCACTTCGGCGATGCGCCCATCGTCGAGGTCTCCGGCCGTACCTACCCGGTGGACACTTGGTATCGCCCGCTGGCGGCGGAAGTGGACGAAGACGGCGAGGCGCTATTCGACGACCTGTCCGTCGACCAGGGCATCCTCCGCGCACTGGACGAGATCGCCGCCCATGAGCGCGAAGTCGGCAAACGCCCCGGCGACGTGCTGGTGTTCCTCCCCGGCGAACGCGAGATTCGCGATGCCGCCGACATGCTGCGCAAGGCCAACCTGCGCCACACCGAAGTACTGCCGCTGTATGCGCGCCTGACCCCGGCCGAGCAACAGAAGATCTTCGCGCCCATGCCCGGTCGCAAGATCGTGCTCGCCACCAACGTCGCGGAAACCTCGCTGACCGTACCGGGCATTCGCTACGTGATCGACAGCGGCACCGCGCGCATCAGCCGCTACAGCTACCGCGCCAAGGTCCAGCGGCTGCCCATCGAAGCCGTGTCCCAGGCCAGCGCCAACCAGCGCAAGGGCCGTTGCGGGCGGGTCGAGCCGGGCATCTGCGTGCGCCTGTACAGCGAGGAAGACTTCAACTCGCGTCCGGCCTTCACCGACCCGGAGATCCTCCGCACCAACCTGGCGGCGGTGATCCTGCAGATGCTCCACCTGCGCCTGGGCGACATCGAGGCCTTCCCCTTCATCGAGCCGCCGGACGGCAAGGCGATCAAGGACGGCTTCACCCTGCTGCAGGAACTCTCGGCGGTTAACCGCGAAGGCCAGCTGACTCCGCTCGGCCGCCAGCTTGCGCGCCTGCCGATCGACCCGCGGCTGGGCCGCATGCTGCTGGAAGCGGCCAACCAGGGCAGCCTCGACGAAGTGCTTACCGTGGCCAGCGCGCTGTCCGTGCAGGACCCGCGCGAGCGCCCGATCGAACGCCAGCAGGCGGCCGACCAGGCGCACGCGCAATGGAAGGACCCGGACTCCGACTTCGCCGCGCTGATCAACCTCTGGCGCGGCTTCGAGGAGCAGCGCCAGGCGCTCGGCTCCAATGCCTTGCGCGCCTGGTGCCGGAAGAACTTCCTCAACTATCTGCGCCTGCGCGAGTGGCGCGATGCGCATCGCCAGCTGACGCTGATCTGCCGCGAGCTGAAGCTGCCGTTCGGCAAATCGGACGCCTCTCGTAGGAGCGAGCTTGCTCGCGAACAACCCAACGCAGAGAAGCCCCAGGACGACAAATCCGTTGGAAAGGACGCCAAAGGTGTCCGCAAGGGATCGGAGCCCGACGCAAAGCTGCGCGACATCGACTACGCCGCCGTGCACAAGGCGATCCTTTCCGGCCTGCTCAGCCAGATCGGCCAGAAGGCGGAGGAGGGCGACTACCTCGGCGCGCGCCAGCGGCGCTTCTGGATTCACCCCTCCAGCGTCATCGGCCGCAAGAAGCCGCAGTGGATCATGGCTGCCGAACTGGTCGAGACCACCAAGCTGTTCGCCCGCATGGTCGCCAAGATCGAGCCGGACTGGCTCGAGCCCCTGGCCGGCCACCTGCTGAAGAAGAACCACCTGGAACCGCACTGGGAGAAGAAGCGCGGCCAGGTCGTGGCATACGAGCAGGTCACCCTCTATGGCCTGATCATCGTCGGTCGCCGCGCCGTGCATTACGGCCCCATCGATCCGCCGGTGGCGCGCGAGCTGTTCATCCGCGAAGCGCTGGTGCGCGGCGAGATCAACAGCCGCGCCAAGTGCCTCTCGGCCAACCGCCAGTTGCTGGAAAAGCTCGACGAGCTGGAAGCCAAGGCGCGCCGCCGCGACATTCTCGCCGACGAGGAAACCCTGTTCGCCTACTACGACGCGCGCCTGCCGGCGGACATCTACCAGACCGCCAGCTTCGAGAAGTGGTACGAGCGCGAGCACAAGCAGCAGCCGAACCTGCTGATCATGCGCGAGGAAGACGTGCTGGCCCGCGATGCCAGCGAAGTCACTGCCGGTCTCTACCCGGACCGCCTGCGCCTGGGCGAGCTGCAATTGCCGCTGAGTTATCACTTCGAGCCGGGCCACGTGCGCGACGGCGTGACCCTGCGCGTGCCGGCGCCGCTGCTGCCGCAATTGCCGGCCGAGCGCCTGGAGTGGCTGGTGCCCGGCCTGCTGGAAGCCAAGTGCGTGGCGCTGGTGCGCAACCTGCCCAAGGCCATCCGCAAGAACTTCGTGCCGGTGCCGGATTTCGTCCGCGCCGCCATCGGCAAGATGACCTTCGCCGAAGGCGCATTGCCCGAAGCGCTCGGCCGCGAACTGCAGCGCATGACCGGCAGCCGCGTACCCGAGGAAGCATGGGGCGAGGCGGCGGCGCTGGTGGAGAGTCACCTGCGCATGAACATCGAGGTGGTCGATGCGCGCGGCAAGTTCCTTGGCGAAGGCCGCGACCTCGCCGAACTCACCGCCCGCTTCGCCGAAGCCAGCCAGGCCGCCCTGGCCATTCCGCAGGCCGACAAACCGCAGAAACCAGTAGAAGCCAAGGGCTTCGCCGAGGTCGCGGAAAAGGCCCAACAGAAGATCGCCGGCCTGTCGATGACGGTGTACCCGGCGCTGGTGGAAGAGGGCGGCACGGTCAAGGAAGGCCGCTTCCCGACCCAGGCCGAAGCCGAATACCAGCACCGCCGGGCGCTCCAGCGCCTGCTCCTGCAGCAGCTCGCGGAGCCGGCCAAGTTCCTCCGCGGCAAGTTGCCGGGGCAGACCGAGATGGGCCTGCTCTACCGCGAACTCGGCCGTGTCGAGGCGCTGGTCGAGGACATCCTGCTGGCCAGCCTGGACAGTTGCATCCTCGAAGGCGAGGCCAGCCTGCCACGCGACGGTGCGGCGCTCGCCTCGCTGGCGGAGAAGAAGCGCGGCGCCTGGACGGAGCACGCCGAACGCATCGCCCGCCTGACCCTGGAAATCCTCAAGCTCTGGCACGGCCTGCAGAAGCGCTTCAAGGGCAAGGTCGACCTGGCCATGACGGTGCCGCTCAACGACGTGAAGGGGCAGCTGGCCAACCTGGTCTACCCGGGCTTCGTCCGCGACACACCGGTGGAATGGCTGAAGGAAATCCCGCGCTACCTCAAGGCTATCGAGCAGCGCCTGGACAAGGTCGCCGGCCAGGTCCAGCGCGACCGCGTGTGGAGCGGCGAGATGGCCGGCTACTGGGACCAGTACAAGGCCCGCCAGGCCAAGCACGCCCAGGAAGGCAAGCGCGACCCGGAGCTGACGCTGTATCGCTGGATGCTGGAGGAGTACCGCGTCTCGCTGTTCGCCCAGCAGTTGGGGACGAAGATGCCGGTGTCCGACAAGCGCCTGACCAAGCAGTGGAGCCAGGTCGAGGTCTGA
- a CDS encoding glutathione S-transferase N-terminal domain-containing protein, with protein MSVLADFPITRKWPATRPDVLQLYSLPTPNGVKVSITLEETGLAYEPHLVSFERNDQFSPEFLSLNPNNKIPAIIDPNGPNGQPLALFESGAILIYLADKTGQLLPQDPAQRYEAIQWLMFQMGGIGPMFGQVGFFNKFAGREYEDKRPLNRYVEESRRLLAVLDQRLEDRDWVMGKDYSIADIAIFPWVRNLVGFYEAGELVQFERFDNVKRVLEAFLSRPAVQRGLGIPKRD; from the coding sequence ATGTCAGTGCTTGCCGATTTCCCGATCACCCGCAAATGGCCCGCCACCCGTCCCGACGTGTTGCAGCTGTACTCGCTGCCCACGCCCAACGGCGTGAAGGTCTCGATCACCCTGGAAGAGACCGGCCTGGCCTACGAGCCGCACCTGGTGAGCTTCGAGCGCAACGACCAGTTCAGCCCGGAATTCCTCTCGCTGAACCCCAACAACAAGATCCCGGCGATCATCGACCCCAACGGCCCGAACGGCCAGCCGCTGGCGCTGTTCGAGTCCGGCGCCATCCTCATCTACCTCGCCGACAAGACCGGCCAGTTGCTGCCGCAGGACCCGGCGCAGCGCTACGAGGCCATCCAGTGGCTGATGTTCCAGATGGGCGGCATCGGCCCGATGTTCGGCCAGGTCGGCTTCTTCAACAAATTCGCCGGCCGCGAATACGAGGACAAGCGCCCGCTGAACCGCTACGTGGAAGAATCGCGGCGCCTGCTGGCGGTGCTCGACCAACGCCTGGAAGACCGTGATTGGGTGATGGGCAAGGACTACAGCATCGCCGATATCGCCATCTTCCCCTGGGTACGCAACCTGGTGGGCTTCTACGAGGCCGGCGAGCTGGTGCAGTTCGAGCGCTTCGACAACGTGAAGCGCGTGCTCGAAGCCTTCCTCTCCCGCCCGGCGGTGCAGCGCGGGTTGGGGATTCCGAAGCGGGATTGA
- a CDS encoding HIT family protein — MSLQGTYDPQNIFAQIIRGDAPCYKLYEDDDVLAFLDLFPQSVGHTLVIPKRSAARNILEVDPEALGKVMGVVQRLTRVIVDELNPDGVQVAQFNGAPAGQTVFHIHMHIVPRYAGQGLGIHAAQKADPAELEQLQARLRQRIEG; from the coding sequence ATGAGCCTGCAAGGCACCTACGATCCGCAGAACATCTTCGCCCAGATCATTCGCGGCGATGCCCCCTGCTACAAGCTGTACGAGGACGACGATGTGCTCGCCTTCCTCGACCTCTTCCCGCAGTCCGTCGGGCACACGCTGGTGATCCCCAAGCGCAGCGCCGCGCGCAACATCCTCGAAGTCGACCCGGAGGCCCTGGGCAAGGTCATGGGCGTGGTCCAGCGCCTGACCCGCGTGATCGTCGACGAACTGAATCCCGACGGCGTGCAGGTGGCCCAGTTCAACGGCGCACCAGCCGGGCAGACGGTGTTCCACATCCATATGCACATCGTCCCGCGCTACGCCGGCCAGGGCCTGGGCATCCATGCCGCGCAGAAGGCCGATCCGGCCGAGCTGGAGCAGCTGCAGGCGCGCCTGCGCCAGCGCATCGAAGGCTGA
- a CDS encoding 3-isopropylmalate dehydratase: MRAFIVSLSLLALAGCSSFQAKEASAVPPDRLLGYQQEDNGSARLEVERDLGFLGGGCMVAFKIDRQLAARIAVGEIASFHLPPGQHIVGIGADEKGEGLCSKARLLRELNVDLVAGQTAQFRILSDAQTGFDIKPAEQK, encoded by the coding sequence ATGCGCGCATTCATCGTTTCGCTGTCCTTGCTGGCCCTGGCCGGTTGCTCTTCGTTCCAGGCCAAGGAAGCCAGTGCCGTGCCGCCGGACCGGCTGCTCGGCTACCAGCAGGAGGATAACGGCAGTGCCCGGCTGGAAGTGGAGCGCGACCTGGGCTTCCTCGGCGGCGGCTGCATGGTCGCCTTCAAGATCGACCGCCAGCTCGCCGCGCGCATCGCCGTGGGCGAAATCGCCAGCTTCCACCTGCCGCCCGGCCAGCACATCGTCGGCATCGGCGCCGACGAGAAAGGCGAAGGCCTGTGCAGCAAGGCCCGGCTGCTGCGCGAACTGAACGTCGACCTGGTGGCCGGGCAGACCGCGCAGTTCCGCATCCTCAGCGATGCCCAGACAGGCTTCGACATCAAGCCCGCCGAACAGAAGTGA